ACAATATCCAGAACCATGGTAAAACGTGAACTCGGCGAACTGGCGGCAACACAAATTGAAGCCGTGAACGAACGACTGCGAAAGCTATTCGCGATTTGATCGAAATGTCTTACCAGAATGCGGCGCGTGCCGCTGAATATATAAAGAGTAAATACGCCGGCGAGGTCGAGACGGCGGTTGTGCTCGGCAGCGGGCTCGGTGCGTTTGCGGAAACCGTAGAAAATGCCGTCCGAATCCCGTATGAAGATATTCCCGGATTTGCGCGTTCGACAGTTGAGGGTCACGCCGGGCAGCTTGTGATCGGCGAGATAGGCGGTGTAGGCGTCGCGGTGCAGCAGGGGCGTTTTCACTATTACGAAGGCTATGAAATGGAACAGGTGATGCTGCCTGTCCGCACATTCGGCGTGCTCGGTGCGAAACGCATCATTCTGACCAACGCCGCGGGCAGCCTGAACACGGATATGCCGCCGGGCTCGCTGATGCTTATCACGGATCATCTGAATATGATGGGCGTGAATCCGCTTCGCGGGCCGAATGACGATAGGCTGGGCCCGCGTTTTCCGGATATGACGGAGGTTTACGACCGCGAAATGATGGTCACCGCTGAAGAGGCCGCCGCGGATATCTCACGCGAGCGTTTTGAAAAAGGACTCGATGAAAAGGTGCACGATCTGCTCCACCGCGGCGTGTACTGTGCGCTTTCGGGCCCGACGTATGAGACGCCATCTGAGATACGGCTTTATCGCAAGCTCGGCGCCGACGCCGTCGGTATGTCAACGGTTCCCGAAGCTATAGCGGCAAGGCACATGGGCCTGCGAGTGCTTGGCATCTCGTGCATAACGAATTTCGGCGCCGGCATGAGCGGCCAAAATATCGACCACGAAGAGGTAATGGAAACCGGCGCCCGTGTGGCGGAATTTTTCGGGGAACTGCTCCGGCGAGTGATCACTCACACAAATTGAACCGCAGAGACGCAGAGCCGCTGAGAAATTCATTTCTGACCTCTGCGTCTCGGCCTCTCTACGGTTAGAATACGATTCTTATGTTTATCGGTATCTGCGGCGGGACAGGATCTGGAAAGACGACCATTGCACGAAAGCTGGTCGAATCGGTCGGCGCGGAAAACGTCGTGCTGGTCGAGCAGGATTCGTATTATCGAAACCTGGCTGACATGCCGCTCGACGAACGGCACCGTGCGAATTTCGACCATCCCGACGCCATCGACAGCGACATGCTGGTCAATCATCTCTTGCGTTTGAAGCAGGGCCTCGTCGTCGAGATGCCGCTATACGATTTCAAAACGCACACCCGCAGCGACCGCATTGAGATCATCGAGCCGAAACAGGTCGTCATCGTCGAAGGGATCTTGATCTTTGCAGAGACGCGTGTGCTCGACCTGCTGGACGTGCGCGTTTTTGTGGACACGCCGGATGACATTCGTTTCATTCGCAGGCTTCGCCGCGACATCGCCGAACGCGGCCGCACAACGGAATCCGTGATCGAACAGTATTTTGCATCGGTCCGGCCTATGCATTTCGAATTTGTCGAGCCGTCGAAACGCCACGCCGACGTCATCATTCCAGAAGGCGGCCAGACGGGCGTGACCGTGGAACTACTCTGCGGATTGGTGCGCGAACGCCTGGCGGCACAGACTGCCGCGGGAGCATCTGAATAGTTGTACAAATGCAGCACACCAAAGAAGAACTGATAAAAGCCGCCGCCGATGCCCGCGAACGTGCGTATGCGCCGTATTCAAATTTTCGTGTCGGCGCCGCCGTCGAGGCCGAAAGCGGCGATATATATATCGGCTGCAATGTCGAATCCGCCAGCTACGGCCTGACCGTCTGCGCCGAACGCGTCGCCATCTGGAAAGGCATCTCGTGCGGCGAAAAACGCTTTACGCGCATAGCCGTCGTCGTCGATACCGAAGAACTCACCCCGCCTTGCGGTGTCTGCCGCCAGATCATCTGGGAATTCTGCGGCGACGTTCCCGTCATACTCTCTAATTTGGAAGGGAAAAGTGAGATAATACAGATGGGCGAATTGTTGCCAAGAGCGTTTGATTCGAAGTTTTTGAAATAGAATACTTACATTGGTTTCACATTCATGAATGAAAATGATCCATTGCCAGAACTGAAGTTAGATCGAAAACGACTCAAGGTCATCGAGAACTTTGACGATTCTGATGAGATCGAGTATTGGAAAAACACGACGTATGCAGAGCGGCTAGAATACGCCTATCGGCTAAGGTATATGGCATATGGCGATAAGATTAGAGAAAGAATTTCAAGAGTTTTTGAGGTCGTTGAACCGAAATGATGTCCGATATCTTCTGATCGGTGGATACGCAGTTATTCTTAATGGACACATCCGAAATACAAATGATCTAGATGTCTGTGTCTCGAATGACCAAGAAAATGCTGAGAAACTCGTGAGAGCGTTAGACGACTTTGGTTTTGGCGTACCCGGACTTGATAAATCGTTGTTTACTAAGCCAAAAAGTGTCGTTCGCATGGGATTTCCTCCAATAAAGATCGAGATCATCAATTATTTGGAAGGCGTCGATTTCGAACTCGCTTTTGCAAACAGAAAACTGGTCGAATTGGATGATCTAGAAATAAGCCTGATAAATATCGACGACCTAATTTCCAATAAACGAGCAGTTGGCCGACATCAGGATTTGGCGGATGTCGAGAAGCTGGAGCGAATGCGTTAAGTGGATACGCTCATCAATTGGTGATCACTACAAATGAAAAAGCTTAGATCTCTTACCGCATTTTTTCTCGTTTTAACATTCACATTTTCGACTTTCGCGCAGGGCACGCGTTCGCGGGTGATTGCGGTTGACATCCTCATACTCGGCGGCACGGTCGTTACGATGGACGGCGGGCGGCGTGTTATTGAGGACGGCGGGGTCGCGATAAAGGGCGGCGTTATCGAGGCGGTCGGCACGCGTCGGGAGATAACGGCGGGTTTTCGCGGGCGTCGTGTGATAAACGCGGCCGGAAAGGCGGTTATTCCGGGGCTGATAAATACGCACACGCATGTGCCGATGACGCTGTTTCGCGGCATTTCGGACGACCTCGACCTGAACGACTGGCTGACGCAGTTCATATTTCCTGCCGAGGCGAAGAATGTTGACGAGCCGTTCGTGCGGGCCGGGACGCGGCTCGGCCTGGCGGAGATGATACGCGGTGGGACGACGACTTACTGCGACATGTATTATTTCGAGGACGCGATCGCCGAAGAGACCAAAAAAGCGGGCGTCCGCGGTGTGCTCGGCCAGACTATAATCCAGTTTCCCGTCGCCGACGCGAAAACACCCGAAGACGCGCTTGTCTTGACCGAGCGTTTCATCAAACGCTGGCAGAACGATCCGCTGATCGTTCCCGCAGCGGCGCCGCATGCGCCATACACGCTCTCGACCGATCATCTGAAAGCGATAAAAGCACAGTCGGATCGATTGAATTCGGCGGTCGTCATACACGTCGCCGAAACGAAAAAGGAGCGCGACGACATCCTCGCGCAATACGGTAAAACGCCCGTCGAATATCTGGAAAGCATCGGCTTTTTGTCAGACCGCACGATCGCGGCGCACAGCGTTTGGCTGACCGACAACGAGATCGCTATCTACGAACGCCGCGGCGTCGGCTCGGCGCATTGCCCGCAATCGAACATGAAACTCGCATCCGGCGTCGCGCCGATCCCAGCGATGCTGGCGGCGGACGTCGCGGTCGGCATCGGCACGGACGGGCCGGCTTCGAACAACGACCTCGACATGTGGGACGAGATGGATTCCGTCGCAAAGCTGCACAAACTCACTTCAGGCGACCCGAAAGCCGTGCCTGCCGAGGCCGCATTTGAGATGGCGACGATCCGCGGTGCTCGTGCGTTGAATCTCGACCGCGTGACCGGTTCGATCGAATCAGGCAAGGCCGCCGACATCGTTATACTCGACCTCGACGGAATGCATCAACTCCCGATGTACAACATCTATTCGCATCTCGTTTACACGACGAAAGCGTCCGACGTACGCACCGTTCTGATCGCGGGCCGCGTCGTCATGCAGGACCGCCGTTTGCTGACGTTAAACGAAAATGCTATAAAAATAGATGCACGCCGCTATCGCGATAAGATTTTAAATAGTTTGAAAAACTAACATTGGCGGGCATTACAAATGCTCG
This sequence is a window from Acidobacteriota bacterium. Protein-coding genes within it:
- the udk gene encoding uridine kinase, with amino-acid sequence MFIGICGGTGSGKTTIARKLVESVGAENVVLVEQDSYYRNLADMPLDERHRANFDHPDAIDSDMLVNHLLRLKQGLVVEMPLYDFKTHTRSDRIEIIEPKQVVIVEGILIFAETRVLDLLDVRVFVDTPDDIRFIRRLRRDIAERGRTTESVIEQYFASVRPMHFEFVEPSKRHADVIIPEGGQTGVTVELLCGLVRERLAAQTAAGASE
- a CDS encoding amidohydrolase → MKKLRSLTAFFLVLTFTFSTFAQGTRSRVIAVDILILGGTVVTMDGGRRVIEDGGVAIKGGVIEAVGTRREITAGFRGRRVINAAGKAVIPGLINTHTHVPMTLFRGISDDLDLNDWLTQFIFPAEAKNVDEPFVRAGTRLGLAEMIRGGTTTYCDMYYFEDAIAEETKKAGVRGVLGQTIIQFPVADAKTPEDALVLTERFIKRWQNDPLIVPAAAPHAPYTLSTDHLKAIKAQSDRLNSAVVIHVAETKKERDDILAQYGKTPVEYLESIGFLSDRTIAAHSVWLTDNEIAIYERRGVGSAHCPQSNMKLASGVAPIPAMLAADVAVGIGTDGPASNNDLDMWDEMDSVAKLHKLTSGDPKAVPAEAAFEMATIRGARALNLDRVTGSIESGKAADIVILDLDGMHQLPMYNIYSHLVYTTKASDVRTVLIAGRVVMQDRRLLTLNENAIKIDARRYRDKILNSLKN
- a CDS encoding cytidine deaminase; its protein translation is MQHTKEELIKAAADARERAYAPYSNFRVGAAVEAESGDIYIGCNVESASYGLTVCAERVAIWKGISCGEKRFTRIAVVVDTEELTPPCGVCRQIIWEFCGDVPVILSNLEGKSEIIQMGELLPRAFDSKFLK
- a CDS encoding purine-nucleoside phosphorylase; this encodes MSYQNAARAAEYIKSKYAGEVETAVVLGSGLGAFAETVENAVRIPYEDIPGFARSTVEGHAGQLVIGEIGGVGVAVQQGRFHYYEGYEMEQVMLPVRTFGVLGAKRIILTNAAGSLNTDMPPGSLMLITDHLNMMGVNPLRGPNDDRLGPRFPDMTEVYDREMMVTAEEAAADISRERFEKGLDEKVHDLLHRGVYCALSGPTYETPSEIRLYRKLGADAVGMSTVPEAIAARHMGLRVLGISCITNFGAGMSGQNIDHEEVMETGARVAEFFGELLRRVITHTN